In Leptospira harrisiae, a genomic segment contains:
- a CDS encoding ankyrin repeat domain-containing protein — MKHKFYTVSLALLLISFGYSFAQDNSQETTSTTPVAPNMVQILLKGSPKDLETAITNGGDINANDDSGKSLLVLAVEKNKPKQFEILLNHGADLNRRDLSGKTLLHYIVTSRLTNQIKTIVEKGADLNAYDADGNTALHVAILKSNLAVQKILIESKADVNLRNNPRKSPLYLAFEKAKLDSITYLLQNGADINLPDLTGRTPLFVAIDQKNIKLLNLDLDSNGNPNTEDTKSISPIVFAIEKGFTQGVEILLNRGTNVNSKTPEGESLLFYSVEKKNLTVTNLLLKKGLNVDSKNLSGKTLFEIALQKNDSNLLKLVLDAGANPNQMLSSNKNPLEESIEASKWVVADILIQKNADVFTPNSSGYLPIHLASRKSGLKIVEELLKKNVPVDVQNQRTGETSLSLSLENKQLTITKFLLSKKANPNHKLKDGSNLIFSTIERKDAEGFKLLVSAGANLQSVNDEEENLITTVCKLDLEKKDQKFSDETIKLLISKGVNPNTKNKRGLSALHIALNRNRIETMSQLISLGADPNLTDNNGLTVLHKAIQKFLTSKDNLQTENYKKLVLFLVERRANLNQQDKLGKTILSELAIQFDPGKSDSILELARVFVLNGGDSKLEDKLGKSPLEYAEDKKIPELIEIYRGL, encoded by the coding sequence ATGAAACATAAATTTTATACTGTTAGTTTAGCCCTTCTTTTGATTTCTTTTGGATATAGTTTTGCTCAAGACAATTCGCAAGAAACTACATCCACCACTCCTGTGGCACCAAACATGGTGCAGATTTTACTAAAAGGAAGTCCAAAAGATTTGGAAACTGCCATCACCAACGGTGGTGATATCAATGCCAATGATGATTCAGGAAAATCGCTGCTGGTCCTTGCTGTAGAAAAAAACAAACCAAAACAATTTGAAATTCTTCTGAACCATGGAGCCGATTTAAACAGAAGGGATTTATCTGGTAAAACATTGTTACATTATATTGTTACATCTCGTTTGACAAACCAAATCAAAACTATTGTAGAAAAAGGGGCTGATTTAAATGCATATGATGCGGATGGTAATACTGCTTTACATGTAGCCATACTAAAATCAAATCTCGCCGTACAAAAAATATTAATAGAAAGCAAAGCCGATGTTAATTTACGCAACAATCCAAGAAAATCTCCTCTTTACTTGGCTTTTGAAAAAGCGAAACTAGATTCCATTACATATCTACTTCAAAATGGAGCAGATATCAATCTTCCTGACTTAACAGGAAGAACACCATTGTTTGTTGCGATTGATCAAAAAAACATAAAACTATTAAACCTTGACCTTGACTCTAATGGAAATCCTAACACGGAAGATACAAAATCGATTAGTCCCATAGTTTTTGCGATTGAAAAAGGATTTACTCAAGGAGTAGAAATACTTTTGAACCGAGGTACCAATGTTAATTCAAAAACACCAGAAGGTGAATCCTTACTTTTTTATTCTGTGGAAAAGAAAAATCTAACAGTAACAAATTTACTTCTAAAAAAAGGTTTAAATGTAGATTCTAAAAACCTTTCTGGCAAAACATTATTTGAAATCGCCTTACAAAAAAACGATTCCAATCTGTTAAAACTAGTTTTGGATGCAGGTGCCAATCCGAATCAGATGTTATCTTCAAATAAAAATCCACTCGAAGAATCAATAGAAGCATCTAAATGGGTTGTTGCAGATATCCTAATTCAAAAAAATGCCGATGTTTTCACACCAAATTCGTCCGGTTATTTGCCGATCCATTTGGCATCCAGAAAATCTGGATTAAAAATTGTAGAAGAGTTACTTAAAAAAAATGTTCCAGTTGATGTTCAAAACCAAAGAACCGGTGAAACATCTCTTTCGTTATCATTAGAAAATAAACAGTTAACAATCACAAAGTTTCTTTTGTCTAAAAAAGCAAATCCCAATCATAAACTGAAAGATGGATCGAACCTTATTTTTTCAACAATTGAAAGAAAAGATGCGGAAGGTTTCAAACTTTTGGTTTCGGCAGGAGCCAATCTACAATCAGTAAATGATGAAGAGGAAAACTTAATCACAACAGTATGTAAATTAGATTTGGAAAAAAAAGATCAAAAATTTTCTGACGAAACAATCAAGTTGTTGATTAGCAAAGGCGTAAACCCAAACACAAAAAACAAACGCGGGTTAAGTGCACTTCACATCGCCCTCAATCGAAATCGAATCGAAACAATGTCTCAACTCATAAGTTTAGGCGCAGACCCCAACCTAACAGATAATAACGGACTTACCGTATTACATAAGGCGATCCAAAAGTTCTTAACTTCCAAAGACAATCTTCAAACAGAAAACTATAAGAAACTAGTACTATTCCTAGTGGAAAGAAGAGCGAACCTTAACCAACAAGATAAATTAGGGAAAACTATACTTTCCGAACTAGCAATCCAGTTTGATCCTGGTAAAAGTGATTCCATTTTGGAATTAGCTCGAGTCTTCGTTTTAAATGGCGGTGACTCGAAACTAGAAGATAAATTGGGAAAGTCTCCTCTGGAATATGCGGAGGATAAAAAAATACCTGAACTGATTGAGATTTACCGCGGCCTTTAA